The Kryptolebias marmoratus isolate JLee-2015 linkage group LG18, ASM164957v2, whole genome shotgun sequence genome includes a region encoding these proteins:
- the dph5 gene encoding diphthine methyl ester synthase isoform X1: MLYLIGLGLGDAADITVKGLQAVRRCSRVYLEAYTSVLTVGKEALEEYYGMQLILADRDLVEQGADKILKDAAVTDVAFLVVGDPFGATTHSDLVLRAVHAGIPYKVIHNASIMNAVGCCGLQLYNFGETVSVVFWTETWRPESFYDKICKNRSAGLHTLCLLDIKVKEQSIENMMRGKKIYEPPRFMTVSQAADQLLQIVQRRREAGEELGVTEDTLCVGLARLGSDDQVIRAGTLQQLASCDLGGPLHSLAVTGRLHPLEVDMLRTNAEPNALERLIEVDSSTFTS, encoded by the exons ATGCTGTATCTGATCGGCCTGGGGCTCGGAGACGCCGCCGACATCACGGTGAAGGGTCTGCAGGCCGTGAGGCGCTGCTCCCGGGTGTACCTGGAGGCCTACACCTCCGTCCTCACCGTGGGGAAGGAAGCGCTG GAAGAGTATTATGGGATGCAGCTGATCCTGGCAGACCGGGATCTGGTGGAGCAGGGAGCCGACAAGATCCTGAAGGACGCAGCCGTGACGGACGTGGCCTTCCTGGTGGTGGGCGATCCGTTCGG AGCTACGACCCACAGTGACCTCGTCCTCAGAGCAGTGCATGCTGGGATACCGTACAAAGTCATCCACAACGCTTCCATCATGAACGCCGTCGGCTGCTGTGGGCTGCAG CTGTATAATTTCGGCGAGACGGTGTCGGTGGTGTTTTGGACGGAGACGTGGCGTCCCGAAAGTTTCTAcgataaaatctgtaaaaaccgATCGGCTGGACTTCACACACTCTGCCTGCTgg ATATTAAAGTCAAAGAGCAGAGCATCGAGAACATGATGAG GGGGAAGAAGATCTACGAGCCTCCTCGCTTCATGACCGTCAGTCAGGCCGCAGATCAGCTGCTTCAGATCGTCCAGCGGCGGCGGGAGGCGGGGGAGGAGCTAG GTGTGACCGAGGACACGCTGTGCGTCGGTTTGGCCCGGCTTGGCTCGGATGACCAGGTGATCCGGGCGGGGACGCTGCAGCAGCTGGCGTCCTGCGACCTGGGCGGGCCACTCCATTCGCTGGCGGTGACAGGTCGACTCCACCCACTTGAGGTGGACATGCTGCGGACGAACGCCGAGCCGAACGCGCTGGAGCGCCTGATTGAGGTTGACAGCTCGACGTTCACCTCGTGA
- the slc30a7 gene encoding zinc transporter 7 isoform X1 has product MLPLSIKDDEYKPAKFNLLVKLSGWFRSILADKTSRNLFFFLCLNLSFAFVELTYGIWSNSLGLISDSFHMFFDCTALLAGLAASVISKWRSNDSFSYGYVRAEVLAGFVNGLFLIFTAFFIFSEGVERALEPPDVHHERLLPVSVAGLLVNLVGIFVFQHGGHGHSHGDGGHGHSHSLFNGSLNHGHGGHEHHSKHADWHGGHGHSHGEHEEHGHSHGGHGHSHGGHEGHGHSHGGHGHGGHEEPFYEAGKGSSKQILQGVLLHIIADTLGSVGVIISALLMQKYELMIADPICSMLIAILIGVSVVPLLKESIGILMQRTPPSLDHALPECYQRVQQLQGVYNLQDLHFWTLCTDVYIGTLKLLVAPDADTRWILSQTHNIFTQVGVRQLYVQIDVAAM; this is encoded by the exons ATGTTACCTTTATCCATCAAAGACGACGAGTACAAACCGGCCAAGTTCAACCTGCTGGTCAAACTGTCCGGATGGTTCAG gtccATTTTAGCGGATAAAACTTCCAGGAATctgttcttcttcctctgcctcAACCTTTCCTTCGCCTTCGTGGAGCTGACCTACGGAATCTGGAGCAACAG TTTAGGTCTGATCTCAGACTCATTCCACATGTTCTTCGACTGCACCGCCCTGCTGGCAGGACTCGCAGCCTCCGTCATCTCCAAATGGAGGTCCAATGACAGCTTCTCCTACGG GTACGTCAGAGCAGAGGTCCTGGCGGGCTTCGTCAACGGGctcttcctcatcttcaccGCTTTCTTCATCTTCTCAGAAGGAGTCGAG CGAGCTCTGGAGCCGCCTGACGTCCACCACGAGCGcctgcttcctgtctctgtcGCCGGCCTGCTGGTCAACCTGGTGGGGATCTTCGTGTTCCAGCACGGAGGACATGGACACTCGCACGGAGACGGAG GTCACGGTCACAGTCACTCCCTGTTCAACGGCAGCCTGAACCACGGACACGGGGGACACGAACACCACAGCAAGCATGCTGACTGGCACGGGGGACACGGACACAGCCACGGAGAACACGAAGAACACGGGCACAGTCATGGAGGACACGGTCACAGCCACGGGGGACATGAAGGACACGGTCACAGCCACGGAGGACACGGCCACGGAGGACACGAAGAGCCTTTCT ACGAGGCGGGAAAAGGCTCCAGCAAACAGATCCTTCAGG GAGTCCTCCTGCACATCATCGCCGACACCCTCGGGAGCGTCGGCGTGATCATCTCCGCCCTCCTGATGCAGAAGTACGAGCTGATGATCGCCGACCCCATCTGCTCCATGCTGATCGCCATCCTCATCGGAGTCAG CGTGGTGCCGCTGCTGAAGGAGTCCATCGGCATCCTGATGCAGAGAACGCCGCCCTCGCTCGACCATGCCCTGCCGGAGTGCTACCAGAGG gtgcagcagctgcagggggTCTACAACCTGCAGGACCTTCACTTCTGGACTCTGTGCACGGACGTTTACATCGGGACGTTAAAGCTGCTGGTGGCGCCCGACGCCGACACCCGCTGGATCCTCAGCCAGACGCACAACATCTTCACTCAG GTTGGAGTTCGGCAGCTGTACGTTCAGATCGACGTGGCCGCCATGTAG
- the slc30a7 gene encoding zinc transporter 7 isoform X2, producing the protein MFFDCTALLAGLAASVISKWRSNDSFSYGYVRAEVLAGFVNGLFLIFTAFFIFSEGVERALEPPDVHHERLLPVSVAGLLVNLVGIFVFQHGGHGHSHGDGGHGHSHSLFNGSLNHGHGGHEHHSKHADWHGGHGHSHGEHEEHGHSHGGHGHSHGGHEGHGHSHGGHGHGGHEEPFYEAGKGSSKQILQGVLLHIIADTLGSVGVIISALLMQKYELMIADPICSMLIAILIGVSVVPLLKESIGILMQRTPPSLDHALPECYQRVQQLQGVYNLQDLHFWTLCTDVYIGTLKLLVAPDADTRWILSQTHNIFTQVGVRQLYVQIDVAAM; encoded by the exons ATGTTCTTCGACTGCACCGCCCTGCTGGCAGGACTCGCAGCCTCCGTCATCTCCAAATGGAGGTCCAATGACAGCTTCTCCTACGG GTACGTCAGAGCAGAGGTCCTGGCGGGCTTCGTCAACGGGctcttcctcatcttcaccGCTTTCTTCATCTTCTCAGAAGGAGTCGAG CGAGCTCTGGAGCCGCCTGACGTCCACCACGAGCGcctgcttcctgtctctgtcGCCGGCCTGCTGGTCAACCTGGTGGGGATCTTCGTGTTCCAGCACGGAGGACATGGACACTCGCACGGAGACGGAG GTCACGGTCACAGTCACTCCCTGTTCAACGGCAGCCTGAACCACGGACACGGGGGACACGAACACCACAGCAAGCATGCTGACTGGCACGGGGGACACGGACACAGCCACGGAGAACACGAAGAACACGGGCACAGTCATGGAGGACACGGTCACAGCCACGGGGGACATGAAGGACACGGTCACAGCCACGGAGGACACGGCCACGGAGGACACGAAGAGCCTTTCT ACGAGGCGGGAAAAGGCTCCAGCAAACAGATCCTTCAGG GAGTCCTCCTGCACATCATCGCCGACACCCTCGGGAGCGTCGGCGTGATCATCTCCGCCCTCCTGATGCAGAAGTACGAGCTGATGATCGCCGACCCCATCTGCTCCATGCTGATCGCCATCCTCATCGGAGTCAG CGTGGTGCCGCTGCTGAAGGAGTCCATCGGCATCCTGATGCAGAGAACGCCGCCCTCGCTCGACCATGCCCTGCCGGAGTGCTACCAGAGG gtgcagcagctgcagggggTCTACAACCTGCAGGACCTTCACTTCTGGACTCTGTGCACGGACGTTTACATCGGGACGTTAAAGCTGCTGGTGGCGCCCGACGCCGACACCCGCTGGATCCTCAGCCAGACGCACAACATCTTCACTCAG GTTGGAGTTCGGCAGCTGTACGTTCAGATCGACGTGGCCGCCATGTAG
- the dph5 gene encoding diphthine methyl ester synthase isoform X2 → MQLILADRDLVEQGADKILKDAAVTDVAFLVVGDPFGATTHSDLVLRAVHAGIPYKVIHNASIMNAVGCCGLQLYNFGETVSVVFWTETWRPESFYDKICKNRSAGLHTLCLLDIKVKEQSIENMMRGKKIYEPPRFMTVSQAADQLLQIVQRRREAGEELGVTEDTLCVGLARLGSDDQVIRAGTLQQLASCDLGGPLHSLAVTGRLHPLEVDMLRTNAEPNALERLIEVDSSTFTS, encoded by the exons ATGCAGCTGATCCTGGCAGACCGGGATCTGGTGGAGCAGGGAGCCGACAAGATCCTGAAGGACGCAGCCGTGACGGACGTGGCCTTCCTGGTGGTGGGCGATCCGTTCGG AGCTACGACCCACAGTGACCTCGTCCTCAGAGCAGTGCATGCTGGGATACCGTACAAAGTCATCCACAACGCTTCCATCATGAACGCCGTCGGCTGCTGTGGGCTGCAG CTGTATAATTTCGGCGAGACGGTGTCGGTGGTGTTTTGGACGGAGACGTGGCGTCCCGAAAGTTTCTAcgataaaatctgtaaaaaccgATCGGCTGGACTTCACACACTCTGCCTGCTgg ATATTAAAGTCAAAGAGCAGAGCATCGAGAACATGATGAG GGGGAAGAAGATCTACGAGCCTCCTCGCTTCATGACCGTCAGTCAGGCCGCAGATCAGCTGCTTCAGATCGTCCAGCGGCGGCGGGAGGCGGGGGAGGAGCTAG GTGTGACCGAGGACACGCTGTGCGTCGGTTTGGCCCGGCTTGGCTCGGATGACCAGGTGATCCGGGCGGGGACGCTGCAGCAGCTGGCGTCCTGCGACCTGGGCGGGCCACTCCATTCGCTGGCGGTGACAGGTCGACTCCACCCACTTGAGGTGGACATGCTGCGGACGAACGCCGAGCCGAACGCGCTGGAGCGCCTGATTGAGGTTGACAGCTCGACGTTCACCTCGTGA